The region GGTCACTTAAACGAAACAAAGTCTAATCACACGCCTCCCGATCCTGAAAACCATTAACAGTAGCTACAAAATCCAGTCCCTCCTGTTGTGTAAAGTGTGAACTGATGTCCTGTATGCTTGGAAACTTTAACTATTAAATAGTTAAATGTGATGATTTATATGACAGCATACTGATCCTGATTAGCATTTTAGCAATAAAATGGGTTTGATTTACATACTAATTCACAGTAAATTAACACGGATAAATAGAGAAGTTGAACTTTACTGTGACTGTACGTTGGtatacagtgctgtgaaaaaattTCTGCCTTCTTAcatatttctgctatttttaattttaacagttACGTTTCCGattatttaacaaattttgACACATAACCAGAgcaaaatgcagcttttaaattatgatttaatttattaagggtGAAAAAACTATGTAAACCATTTCatccagatttatttatatcaaggaataatttgttgcttttttaaaacgtttggcttattttgtgttgtttaacGTTAAATTAATGGGATTTCTTTCAATATTTGTATAGAATTTTCTAAATGTAAGATTAAAAGCATCTATTAAAGTGAGCTGTATTGAATAGTCAAATAAATGAACAtgttatttgactttttaaaatttcatttccctttatatttttgttagttCTCTTACTGCGAAGCGACTCGATGTAtaggtgatttatttattgtacatttCCAGCGCTAACCAGGTCTGGTTTGCTCCTGAAAGTTttcttaacttttaaaataaatcctgttAATCATggttattttctgatttaatcaatcaatcaagttgaTGAGTttatcacatttcagcagcaaggcggATCAAGGTGCTTTTAAAAATGGGGAAGATTGTTTATTCCCAGAACTGGTTAAGTTTGGATTGAATTAGAAATCTGCAAGAAGGCGAATATTTTTCCTCGGCACGGTTTGGTTATTGGAAAAAATGCACAGTAACACTGCTTcagttatataaatatatgtctATAAGGTTGCAGTTGATTAGCTTAGTGTTGCCTTAGCTAATCAGCTGTAGCATTAGCTTAGCCGTGCTATGCTTAGCTTAGCAACTATAAAagttagctaaaaataaaacgtgaaaattccaagatataaaaacaaactcatacAAAAGCAGTTGTGTGcagtgtatatatttatatttatctaaTGTTTTGAAAGGAAACTTGTtggctttgttgttttatagACTTGGCAGCTAAAAAACGTATAAACTTGTTTCTCCTTGACCTCAGCCAGCAttgctgtgtgtttatgtaaCTTCAGAGGCTTAACGAACATTAATTAGGTCTCGGTTGTAGGAAAGAATTGCTAAAATTAAAACTCACTCTCACATTTCAACCCAGGTGAAGCATCCCTGAATCCAATGCTTATTTGATTCTAacttatcaatatttttttttcattcctgtttttattcCGATCAGAGGAAAAGCCAAAGTTCAAGtgagtgtatatatatatatactcttATTAGtcagtgctttttaaaatgtattttatttattaaatttttattatttccttgaACAGACCTAGTGCTCCAAAGATCCCTGATGGAGAAAAAGTGGACTTTGATGTAAGTCATCACATTTTAGTAGATCAATGATGatttattaattatatatttatatacttaactatataattataaataaatatttattttaatatttataggaattttaaatataagACTAAAAAAGTCTATTGAAGTGAGCTGcattgaataaataataaaatgtaatataaaataaataaaaataaaaaatacatttttaaattttatttacctttatatttctgtttgttgggtctgtttttattataatagtTGTTCTTGATATTTCCTCAATCTTTGTCTTTAAGAAATTTAGGCTTCGTCAGGTGTTGTCTGTTATCAAATTTATCactaataatacaaatataaacaattaaatCTGAGGCAAGACCTTGTTGCAGGCCTGTTAGGGTCATTGGGgacaaaaactcagaaattttgatattattctcagaaattttgtaggaacaaaaactagaaaatttctgtgtttgaaaaaattttaatttgctagaaaaacatctgaaattttgagGTTAATCTCAGAAAGTTTCAAGAAAATAACTTGCATATTTCTTAGTTTCAAATGTTGACAAGTTTGGacttttcaaatttagaaatttcCTAGTTTTTGTcgaaaatttctgaatttcttcttacaaattttcaactttttaaattcaaaaactttcttgtttGTTCTAGAAAAGTTCTGAGATTTTGGGCAGAAATCTACTCCTCCTTTTTTTACAATGGCCATCAGACCCTGTAGCACAGGAATCAGTTTCTCCAAAATCTTCATGTAACTCAGTTATACAAAGATTACTTTCAGATATACTTCACTGTTAGGTGactttttgggtttttgtttacctttttcagcctgtttttttggaaaacaacaCCCAGCCCCTCGTTGTTCAGCAGCGGGTTCTTATTATTAAAGTCGATCTGTCGTGTTTTTGTCACAGGACATTCAGAAGAAACGTCAGAACAAAGATCTGGTTGAGCTTCAGTCTCTGATCGACGCTCACTTTGAGTGcaggaagaaggaggaggaggaactcaTCGCTCTCAAAGAAAGAATTGTGAGTTTCCCACGATGTGCAGACATGCACATCGCGTTCATctcctgactcggaggcaggaAGTGAGTCTGCTGCGCTTGTTGCAGGAAAAACGCCGTGCGGAGCGAGCCGAGCAGCAGAGGATTCGCGCTGAGAAAGATAAAGAGCGACAGGCGCGGCGTGAGGTAAAACaaacctgaaatatttcatcaaagGAAAGAGGCAACGATGGGTAGGAACtcgttacatttacttgagtaaaatagtaaaagagtaattttattatgaagtatctctacacttacttgagtaaaatttctggattttctactcactgaatgaaaaacaaaccaaaaatttaCCAGAGTCAGACACGCACCTGCAGtctctgttaaagtttcataagttttttattcaaagaaactgatttagaaaaatgtattctgcctgattttgttattttagttactttttgtcattttggcccataaaataccaacatttctaCTTAACTTAAAATTTTTGTCCCTCTGatgatgcaattttttttaataaattacaatattatatatattacaataattgatcatttgatcagttactcatacttgagtaaacttttttaccaaatatttttttactcttgagtaatttcttggacggatactttttacttttacttgataAAAATATGTCGAAATAGTTTTACTTGAATACTCTGTCCAGCTCTGGAAAGAGGAAGTTTGAAGCATCGGTGTTTCACTGACCTCTGCTGGTCTGGAGGTGCTGTTGCATGTTGCTTaatgtttttctggttttaatgttTCCACAGGCTGAGAGGATGAGGAAGGAGGAGGCGGATGCACAGAGGAAGGCAGACGATGACGCCAAGAAAAAGATCGCTCTCACCAACATGGGGTCAGGCTTCAGCAGCCACCTGCAGAGGGTATTCAACCTgcttcattttttctttatttcctttcatTGAACATTTTACATTCAATCTCAGTAAATGCAGCTGtgaaatttaactttaaatgtttgtatttctcaCCAGATCGATGCAAAGAGAGGCAAGAAGCAGAccgaaagagaaaagaagaagaaggttttGGCAGAGAGGATCAAACCGCTGAACATCGACAGCCTCACAGACGACCAGCTGaggtaaaaacatttgattctCTGGGCTTTACTGCAAAAGCACCAAAGCTAATTTTactctagtttctagtacaaatatcttagcacatttgaaataagacaaaactaacttacaagtaactttttagcacaaaatatgagtttgttttaagtcaataattccttaatattcatgaaaaagttctggttccactggcagattatttcacttagacAGTATGAttaatatcttgttataagtgaaagtttttatttctgttttgattttcaagCTCAGTGAAACTTCACAGGCAAACtgttaaacatttacaaaataaaaacattatagaaaattgataaaatatatagaaatatgTGACATATATAAgtcaaagattaataaaacagTACAACTAGATTAGAATCAAATATGCCAGCATGCTGGTGATGGTGGATTATAATTCAGAGTAAAATTGGTTGTTTCAGAAgaactttgattaaaaatttgACAGCATTAAGGGGATAACACTctgtaaataaagtaataaaactgttatggtaaagtcataatataactagaataaagtcattattctcgtaatattctGACTGTATTCTCACATTACTAcaaatttattcttgtattatttcagctttattctcatcatattatgacttttaaaaaaaatatattataccTTTTTCTCATATCATtactactttattctcatgtttttaattttccttgtaTAGCCCTTATAGCCTGTTGTATGTAACATATAAAGAGTTGCAGAATTTGACTCAACCCAAATTAAGATCAACCCAAATTCTCGCAAATTGATCCAAAACTAAAATGACTGAAGTTCATCAGAAAAACTCAACACCTTAAACTGctttattgctgaaaatgtgtgatatagataaaattaccttaccttagTAAGTTAGAAAAATACCACAAACTGCTTTTGCCAAAAGGTCacaatttaccaaaaacaaaaaaaaagataattaaaatgatgagAACTGAATGGTTCCCAGACAGTGAAAATGGTTCCTGCTGTGTTTGTCAGGGGAAAAGCCAACGAGCTTTGGGACTGGCTGACCAGCCTGGAGGCAATAAAATACGACCACTGTGAGATGCTCAAGAGACAAAGATATGAGGTGAGCGACGGAAAAACACCAAACACTCATGgtgcaaaaaatgtacaaaccagaattaagtttaaaaatagaaaaaggatTCTCttcttttatataaatatatttgttttagctATGCAGATTGAAATACTAACGCATATACAGTATTTCTCTTTGGATTTAATCTATAAACGGCAATAATTTAGTGactaatgaaaaaaatgcagtttgtttatttcctcCTGATGTGATCATGAGAatttaatcaaagcaaaataagaagtttctctttttttaactgagaattgttatttttttaaggtcGTCTCTCTCAGAAACCGCATCGACGAGCTGCAGAAACAGTAAgtgacaaagacaaacaatgaaaaacacaaagcagcttaAAATTCACGCAAAACGGCGCACGCTGGATTCCTGCAGTCTGGAAAACTGGAATGTAATTTTCCTCATTTGAATAAGGAtgcaaaataactaaaatactaaaacatcatccatccatccacatgttacaatttaattttttcaaaaagtacaagttccactggctgaagacatttttacagttaTAAGTGATAACATCAgtcagtactttttaaatttaaattcaagaaatat is a window of Xiphophorus maculatus strain JP 163 A chromosome 4, X_maculatus-5.0-male, whole genome shotgun sequence DNA encoding:
- the LOC102229637 gene encoding troponin T, fast skeletal muscle isoforms-like isoform X8, which encodes MSDTEEVYEEEEEEKPKFKPSAPKIPDGEKVDFDDIQKKRQNKDLVELQSLIDAHFECRKKEEEELIALKERIEKRRAERAEQQRIRAEKDKERQARREAERMRKEEADAQRKADDDAKKKIALTNMGSGFSSHLQRIDAKRGKKQTEREKKKKVLAERIKPLNIDSLTDDQLRGKANELWDWLTSLEAIKYDHCEMLKRQRYEVVSLRNRIDELQKHSKKGAASRRRK
- the LOC102229637 gene encoding troponin T, fast skeletal muscle isoforms-like isoform X1 gives rise to the protein MSDTEEVYEEEEAQEEVVEVEVAPEAEAQVEAEPEVEPEPEPEPEPQEVVQQVAREEEEAYEEEGEDGDQDEEKPKFKPSAPKIPDGEKVDFDDIQKKRQNKDLVELQSLIDAHFECRKKEEEELIALKERIEKRRAERAEQQRIRAEKDKERQARREAERMRKEEADAQRKADDDAKKKIALTNMGSGFSSHLQRIDAKRGKKQTEREKKKKVLAERIKPLNIDSLTDDQLRGKANELWDWLTSLEAIKYDHCEMLKRQRYEVVSLRNRIDELQKHSKKGAASRRRK
- the LOC102229637 gene encoding troponin T, fast skeletal muscle isoforms-like isoform X6, which codes for MSDTEEVYEEEEEAYEEEGEDGDQDEEKPKFKPSAPKIPDGEKVDFDDIQKKRQNKDLVELQSLIDAHFECRKKEEEELIALKERIEKRRAERAEQQRIRAEKDKERQARREAERMRKEEADAQRKADDDAKKKIALTNMGSGFSSHLQRIDAKRGKKQTEREKKKKVLAERIKPLNIDSLTDDQLRGKANELWDWLTSLEAIKYDHCEMLKRQRYEVVSLRNRIDELQKHSKKGAASRRRK
- the LOC102229637 gene encoding troponin T, fast skeletal muscle isoforms-like isoform X7, with amino-acid sequence MSDTEEVYEEEEEAYEEEEEKPKFKPSAPKIPDGEKVDFDDIQKKRQNKDLVELQSLIDAHFECRKKEEEELIALKERIEKRRAERAEQQRIRAEKDKERQARREAERMRKEEADAQRKADDDAKKKIALTNMGSGFSSHLQRIDAKRGKKQTEREKKKKVLAERIKPLNIDSLTDDQLRGKANELWDWLTSLEAIKYDHCEMLKRQRYEVVSLRNRIDELQKHSKKGAASRRRK
- the LOC102229637 gene encoding troponin T, fast skeletal muscle isoforms-like isoform X3, which encodes MSDTEEVYEEEEAQEEVVEVEVAPEAEAQVEAEPEVEPEPEPEPEPQEVVQQVAREEEGEDGDQDEEKPKFKPSAPKIPDGEKVDFDDIQKKRQNKDLVELQSLIDAHFECRKKEEEELIALKERIEKRRAERAEQQRIRAEKDKERQARREAERMRKEEADAQRKADDDAKKKIALTNMGSGFSSHLQRIDAKRGKKQTEREKKKKVLAERIKPLNIDSLTDDQLRGKANELWDWLTSLEAIKYDHCEMLKRQRYEVVSLRNRIDELQKHSKKGAASRRRK
- the LOC102229637 gene encoding troponin T, fast skeletal muscle isoforms-like isoform X4 gives rise to the protein MSDTEEVYEEEEAQEEVVEVEVAPEAEAQVEAEPEVEPEPEPEPEPQEVVQQVAREEEEAYEEEEEKPKFKPSAPKIPDGEKVDFDDIQKKRQNKDLVELQSLIDAHFECRKKEEEELIALKERIEKRRAERAEQQRIRAEKDKERQARREAERMRKEEADAQRKADDDAKKKIALTNMGSGFSSHLQRIDAKRGKKQTEREKKKKVLAERIKPLNIDSLTDDQLRGKANELWDWLTSLEAIKYDHCEMLKRQRYEVVSLRNRIDELQKHSKKGAASRRRK
- the LOC102229637 gene encoding troponin T, fast skeletal muscle isoforms-like isoform X5, with translation MSDTEEVYEEEEAQEEVVEVEVAPEAEAQVEAEPEVEPEPEPEPEPQEVVQQVAREEEEEKPKFKPSAPKIPDGEKVDFDDIQKKRQNKDLVELQSLIDAHFECRKKEEEELIALKERIEKRRAERAEQQRIRAEKDKERQARREAERMRKEEADAQRKADDDAKKKIALTNMGSGFSSHLQRIDAKRGKKQTEREKKKKVLAERIKPLNIDSLTDDQLRGKANELWDWLTSLEAIKYDHCEMLKRQRYEVVSLRNRIDELQKHSKKGAASRRRK
- the LOC102229637 gene encoding troponin T, fast skeletal muscle isoforms-like isoform X2, yielding MSDTEEVYEAQEEVVEVEVAPEAEAQVEAEPEVEPEPEPEPEPQEVVQQVAREEEEAYEEEGEDGDQDEEKPKFKPSAPKIPDGEKVDFDDIQKKRQNKDLVELQSLIDAHFECRKKEEEELIALKERIEKRRAERAEQQRIRAEKDKERQARREAERMRKEEADAQRKADDDAKKKIALTNMGSGFSSHLQRIDAKRGKKQTEREKKKKVLAERIKPLNIDSLTDDQLRGKANELWDWLTSLEAIKYDHCEMLKRQRYEVVSLRNRIDELQKHSKKGAASRRRK